The following are from one region of the Paenibacillus sp. JZ16 genome:
- a CDS encoding fatty acid desaturase has translation MAKSDNKLSSLKKNVAPYEEIDTKASIGQLFNTLVPLILLWYAAYLSLSVSYWLTMPIAIIASGFVVRTFIIFHDCCHGSFFKSRRANKILGTITGVITLCPYEQWKNTHAIHHATSSNLDKRGIGDMWVLTVEEYGAASFWQRLYYRVYRNPIVMFGLGPIAIFLVSYRFNRKGARRKEKISNYITNISIVALYALLCWAIGWQAFLLVQAPIFMVSGMLGIWLFYVQHQFEETYYEHDEEWSYINAAVEGSSYYKLPKVLQWITGNIGFHHVHHLSPKVPNYNLEKAHEAAPPLQKATTITLKTSLKSIRFRLWDEEKKVFVTFKEAKKSLRKPKESVLAKAEKSLASSRPRVQGE, from the coding sequence ATGGCTAAATCCGATAACAAACTATCCAGCTTGAAAAAGAACGTTGCCCCTTATGAAGAAATTGACACAAAGGCGAGTATAGGTCAGCTTTTCAATACACTGGTTCCCTTGATATTGCTGTGGTATGCAGCCTATTTAAGTTTATCCGTATCATACTGGCTGACCATGCCCATAGCGATTATTGCATCGGGATTTGTTGTTCGGACGTTTATCATATTCCATGACTGTTGTCACGGATCTTTCTTTAAAAGCCGCCGGGCGAACAAAATTCTCGGTACGATTACAGGCGTTATTACATTGTGCCCTTACGAGCAATGGAAGAACACGCACGCGATTCATCACGCGACGAGCAGCAATCTCGATAAGCGGGGAATCGGCGATATGTGGGTATTGACCGTTGAAGAGTATGGAGCGGCTTCTTTTTGGCAGCGTTTATACTACCGGGTATACCGTAATCCGATCGTGATGTTCGGACTGGGTCCCATCGCCATATTTCTGGTATCCTACCGTTTTAACCGTAAAGGTGCGAGACGCAAGGAGAAAATCAGTAACTATATAACGAATATTTCGATTGTTGCACTGTATGCACTGCTGTGCTGGGCGATCGGATGGCAGGCCTTCCTGCTCGTTCAAGCTCCTATCTTCATGGTGTCGGGAATGCTTGGCATTTGGCTGTTCTATGTACAGCATCAATTCGAAGAAACGTACTACGAGCATGATGAAGAGTGGAGTTATATCAATGCAGCCGTAGAAGGCAGCTCTTATTACAAACTTCCGAAGGTTCTGCAATGGATCACGGGTAACATCGGCTTCCATCACGTTCACCATCTGAGCCCGAAGGTTCCTAATTACAACCTGGAGAAGGCGCATGAAGCTGCTCCTCCGCTGCAAAAGGCAACAACGATTACACTCAAAACCAGTTTGAAATCTATTCGTTTCCGTCTGTGGGATGAAGAGAAAAAGGTGTTTGTCACGTTTAAGGAAGCAAAGAAGTCGCTTCGAAAACCGAAGGAATCGGTATTGGCAAAAGCCGAGAAGAGCTTGGCGAGCAGCAGACCCAGAGTTCAGGGCGAGTAA